In Clostridium sporogenes, one genomic interval encodes:
- a CDS encoding sensor histidine kinase yields the protein MINSIRKQDRLKKLLGKNIIIIFLIILSLLFSIFFLLKGVNILNSRIEKKEKELFNINKELENIKNNNANFKNLSYDVWLKQCANTVNLYIYKNTNFLKILSQNPQEALDKKSKDFKIIKGNNDYSKLVKFIIIDKAKKTFLTNDIDNLDFIKKNLDIFSEENGELFNYVFNRGTWYNISYNSESSPAYITNPQSEIKNPNNYIEAYWFPKNYSYREEDSNLIKNILKNAENSYKNDITHETNVINSKRKDLTKTKYLIGLCSFIIIVLLLTLYFIGRENVFNGLKNSLTIKLLKHINEWFETRSTLFKALVFIIFTLPIIIIIMKLSSGVVYKKNYAIYILFYIIFMLSKFIKFCNYIDEIIKGTNKITSGDLNFTIKEKGDKSLSILSQNINKINKGFKISIEDQIKNEKLKSELVANISHDLKTPLTSIINYTDILIKEKVSESEKEEFLKILNRKSLKLKTLIEDLFEISKINSGKVELNKEQVDIVEFLNQSIAEYSDTEIYKNKNLTFITKTFLPEIKINLDGNRMSRVFENLINNSLKYSLSNTRIYIEIEDIVKGIKISFKNVSYSPLDFDKKEIFERFTRGDKSRTSDIEGSGLGLAIAKSIVELHDGIMYIDFDGDLFKAIIELYY from the coding sequence TTGATAAATAGTATTAGAAAACAGGATAGATTAAAAAAACTGTTAGGTAAAAATATAATTATAATATTTTTAATTATTCTATCACTATTATTTAGTATATTTTTTCTTTTAAAAGGTGTAAATATATTAAATTCCCGTATCGAAAAAAAAGAAAAGGAATTATTTAATATTAATAAAGAACTTGAAAACATTAAAAATAATAATGCTAACTTTAAAAATCTCAGTTACGACGTATGGTTAAAACAATGTGCTAATACGGTGAATTTATACATATATAAAAATACAAATTTTTTAAAAATTTTATCTCAAAATCCTCAAGAAGCCTTAGATAAAAAGAGCAAAGATTTTAAAATTATAAAAGGAAATAATGACTATAGTAAATTAGTAAAATTCATAATTATTGATAAAGCTAAAAAAACATTTTTAACTAATGATATTGATAATTTAGATTTCATAAAAAAGAACCTTGACATATTTTCTGAGGAAAATGGAGAACTATTTAATTATGTTTTTAATAGGGGTACTTGGTATAATATATCCTACAATTCTGAAAGTTCACCAGCATATATAACCAATCCACAATCTGAAATTAAAAACCCTAACAATTATATAGAAGCCTATTGGTTTCCTAAAAATTATTCTTATAGGGAAGAAGATTCTAATCTTATAAAAAATATTTTAAAAAATGCTGAAAATAGCTATAAAAATGATATAACTCATGAGACTAATGTTATTAATAGCAAGAGAAAAGATTTAACTAAAACAAAATATTTAATAGGACTTTGCTCTTTTATTATTATTGTTCTATTACTTACTTTATATTTTATTGGCAGGGAAAATGTTTTTAATGGATTAAAAAATAGTCTTACAATAAAATTACTAAAACATATAAATGAATGGTTTGAAACTAGAAGTACACTTTTTAAAGCTCTTGTTTTTATTATATTTACCTTACCTATAATAATTATTATTATGAAACTATCATCTGGTGTTGTGTATAAAAAAAATTATGCAATATATATATTATTTTATATAATATTTATGCTTAGTAAATTCATTAAGTTTTGTAACTATATAGATGAAATAATAAAAGGAACAAATAAAATAACTAGTGGAGATTTAAATTTTACAATAAAAGAAAAAGGTGATAAATCACTTTCAATACTTTCTCAAAACATAAACAAAATAAATAAGGGATTTAAAATATCTATTGAGGATCAAATAAAAAATGAAAAATTAAAAAGTGAATTGGTAGCTAATATATCCCATGATTTAAAAACACCTCTTACATCAATAATAAATTATACAGATATATTGATAAAAGAAAAAGTTTCTGAAAGTGAAAAAGAAGAATTTTTAAAAATACTTAATAGAAAAAGCTTAAAACTTAAAACTCTTATAGAAGATTTGTTTGAAATCTCTAAAATAAATAGTGGTAAAGTGGAATTAAATAAAGAGCAAGTTGATATAGTAGAATTTTTAAATCAATCTATAGCTGAATACTCTGATACAGAAATCTATAAAAATAAAAATTTGACCTTTATAACAAAAACCTTCTTACCTGAAATTAAAATCAATTTAGATGGAAATAGAATGTCTAGAGTTTTTGAAAATCTAATAAATAATTCTTTAAAATACTCTTTGAGTAACACAAGGATTTATATAGAAATAGAAGATATTGTTAAAGGAATAAAAATATCTTTCAAAAATGTTTCCTATTCTCCTCTTGATTTTGATAAAAAAGAAATATTTGAAAGGTTTACTAGAGGTGATAAGTCAAGGACATCAGATATTGAAGGAAGCGGATTAGGACTAGCTATAGCTAAAAGTATAGTGGAACTTCATGATGGAATCATGTACATTGACTTTGATGGAGACTTATTCAAAGCTATAATTGAACTTTATTATTAA